A section of the Elizabethkingia anophelis R26 genome encodes:
- a CDS encoding RNA polymerase sigma factor, with product MKIDEGLIIEKMKSPKTREEGLRMLMSAYQSRLYWHIRRLVVQHDDAQDLLQDTFVKVYHNFDKFKGGSQLYTWLYRIATNEALQHLNKIKKMQLTDEGAEYYLLNAVAENAKHNAEELEIMLQKAIQCLPEKQRLVFTLKYYDDLPYEEMSKILDMSVGTLKTNYHYAKEKVTEYLRQNIEEFE from the coding sequence ATGAAAATCGATGAGGGGCTCATTATTGAAAAAATGAAGTCTCCGAAGACCCGTGAAGAGGGACTTCGGATGCTTATGAGTGCCTATCAGAGTCGATTATACTGGCATATCAGAAGGCTGGTGGTTCAGCATGATGATGCTCAGGATTTGTTACAGGATACATTTGTAAAAGTTTACCATAATTTTGATAAATTTAAGGGTGGTAGTCAGCTATATACATGGCTGTATCGTATTGCTACAAATGAAGCTTTGCAGCACCTGAATAAAATAAAGAAAATGCAGCTGACAGATGAAGGAGCAGAGTATTATCTGCTGAATGCTGTTGCAGAAAATGCAAAGCACAATGCTGAAGAATTAGAAATTATGTTACAGAAGGCAATTCAGTGTCTTCCTGAAAAACAGAGATTAGTCTTTACACTGAAGTATTATGACGATCTTCCTTATGAAGAAATGTCTAAGATACTGGATATGTCGGTTGGAACATTAAAAACAAACTATCATTACGCAAAAGAAAAAGTAACAGAGTATTTGCGACAGAACATTGAGGAATTTGAATAA
- the lepA gene encoding translation elongation factor 4 produces MKNIRNFCIIAHIDHGKSTLADRLLEYTNTVSQRELQSQTLDDMDLEKERGITIKSHAIQMDYEYKGEKFVLNLIDTPGHVDFSYEVSRSIAACEGALLIVDAAQSIQAQTISNLYLALENDLTIIPILNKIDLPSANPEEVTDEIMNLIGCEYEDVLRVSGKTGEGVHNLLEQIVERIPAPVGDPEAPLQALIFDSVYNPFRGIEAYFKVVNGSITKNEKIKFFATGKEYGADEVGTLKLKQVPKKTIQCGDVGYLVSGIKDAREVKVGDTITSFDRPAAGPIEGFEEVKPMVFAGIYPIDSEDFEELRFSLEKLRLNDASLVFEPESSAALGFGFRCGFLGMLHMEIVQERLDREFNMNVITTVPNVSYFGYSKKEPEVPILINNPSEMMDPSIMDRVEEPFIKASIITKSDFVGSVMTLCIEKRGEIVNQSYLTSERVELIFNMPLAEVVFDFYDRLKSISKGYASFDYHPIGFRASKLVKMDILINGDMVDALSSLIHDSNAYHIGKKMCEKLRELIPRQQFDIAVQAALGTKVIARETIKALRKDVTAKCYGGDISRKRKLLEKQKEGKKKMKQIGRVEVPQSAFMAVLKLND; encoded by the coding sequence ATGAAGAATATAAGAAATTTTTGCATTATTGCCCATATCGACCACGGTAAAAGTACTTTGGCCGACAGGCTTTTAGAATATACAAACACTGTATCTCAAAGAGAGCTGCAATCGCAGACCCTTGATGATATGGATCTGGAAAAAGAGCGTGGAATTACAATTAAAAGTCACGCTATTCAGATGGACTATGAGTATAAAGGTGAGAAGTTTGTTCTTAACCTTATTGATACTCCCGGACACGTGGATTTTTCATATGAAGTTTCCCGTTCGATTGCTGCATGTGAAGGGGCGCTACTTATTGTAGATGCTGCACAGAGTATTCAGGCTCAGACTATTTCCAACCTATACCTGGCTTTGGAAAATGACCTTACCATTATTCCTATTCTTAATAAAATTGACCTTCCTTCTGCAAACCCTGAAGAAGTAACCGATGAAATTATGAATCTTATAGGTTGCGAATATGAAGATGTACTTCGTGTTTCTGGGAAAACAGGAGAGGGAGTTCATAACCTTCTAGAACAAATCGTAGAAAGAATTCCTGCACCAGTAGGAGATCCGGAAGCGCCGCTTCAGGCACTTATTTTCGATTCGGTATACAACCCATTCAGAGGTATTGAAGCTTACTTTAAAGTTGTAAACGGAAGTATTACTAAAAATGAAAAAATTAAATTCTTTGCTACAGGTAAAGAATATGGAGCTGATGAAGTAGGAACTCTGAAATTAAAGCAAGTACCAAAGAAAACTATTCAATGTGGGGATGTTGGTTATCTGGTTTCGGGTATCAAAGATGCAAGAGAAGTAAAAGTAGGAGATACCATTACTTCTTTTGACAGACCTGCTGCAGGACCAATTGAAGGTTTTGAGGAGGTAAAGCCCATGGTATTTGCCGGTATTTATCCAATAGATTCTGAGGATTTTGAAGAACTTAGATTCTCCTTGGAAAAGTTAAGACTTAATGATGCTTCGCTGGTTTTTGAACCAGAAAGTTCTGCAGCATTAGGTTTTGGTTTCCGATGTGGATTCCTGGGAATGTTACATATGGAAATTGTTCAGGAGCGTCTGGACAGAGAGTTCAATATGAACGTTATTACTACGGTTCCAAACGTATCATATTTTGGATATTCTAAAAAAGAACCTGAAGTTCCGATCCTGATTAACAACCCTTCTGAAATGATGGATCCGTCTATTATGGACAGAGTAGAAGAGCCTTTTATTAAAGCTTCTATTATTACAAAATCTGATTTTGTAGGATCAGTAATGACTTTATGTATTGAGAAAAGAGGTGAAATTGTTAACCAGAGTTATTTAACTTCAGAGAGGGTAGAGCTAATCTTCAATATGCCATTGGCAGAAGTTGTATTTGACTTCTACGATCGTCTGAAGTCTATTTCTAAAGGTTATGCTTCATTCGATTACCACCCAATTGGATTCAGAGCTTCTAAGCTTGTAAAAATGGATATTCTGATCAATGGTGATATGGTGGATGCTTTATCTTCATTAATCCACGATAGTAACGCATATCATATCGGAAAGAAAATGTGTGAGAAGTTGCGTGAATTGATCCCGAGACAACAGTTTGATATTGCGGTTCAGGCAGCATTAGGGACCAAAGTTATAGCAAGAGAGACTATTAAAGCTCTTAGAAAAGACGTAACAGCAAAATGTTATGGTGGTGATATCTCCAGAAAGCGTAAGCTCTTGGAGAAGCAGAAAGAGGGTAAAAAGAAAATGAAGCAGATTGGTAGAGTAGAAGTGCCACAATCAGCGTTCATGGCAGTATTAAAGCTTAATGACTAA
- a CDS encoding winged helix-turn-helix transcriptional regulator: protein MGKIKETSTNNINKQYIIECDTPYAISQIGGRWKLLILCQLEGGKKRFGELHKSICNITERMLTTQLRELEKSSIIKRTVYAEVPPRVEYEYTEMGLELVPILKQLGCWGARIRKIAKEESSEE, encoded by the coding sequence ATGGGAAAAATAAAAGAAACATCAACCAATAATATAAACAAACAATACATTATAGAATGTGATACTCCTTATGCTATCTCACAGATTGGAGGACGGTGGAAGCTTCTTATTTTGTGTCAGTTAGAGGGCGGAAAAAAACGCTTTGGAGAGCTTCATAAGAGCATTTGCAATATTACCGAACGAATGCTTACCACACAGCTCCGAGAACTTGAAAAAAGCAGTATTATAAAAAGAACAGTATATGCTGAAGTTCCGCCTCGGGTGGAATATGAATATACAGAAATGGGGCTGGAGCTGGTTCCTATTTTAAAACAACTAGGCTGTTGGGGCGCCAGAATTCGCAAGATTGCAAAAGAAGAATCCTCTGAAGAATAA
- a CDS encoding MFS transporter — MKKAAYIGCLTLIGIISTEFGVISILPQISEYYNVSIDKAGSLLSIFSITIAITGSIITLLTSGFNRKKIMLIAMILFLVSDILSIMAPPFGVLLVVRMLPAFLQPTCIAAAIYAAVALGDDKYKNELIGIVISGIAIASVVTVPLSGYVSGVFQQWQAAYVLQAIISLITIVIIYKMLPSVPAPKETTSLKKQLIILKDPVFILSMVFNLFLITAWFCTYSYIAEYLQKSLGMDEKTTSYMIFLFGVMGVASNWVARKMLNKRMMPAVVLFSLGTIVLPLLLNFNTSPILTISIISLWGFWYGPCVMIAVVYMVSNAPSYALEFANSLQNSTGNLGVALGTSVGGWIIVSKGISVTPWIGAGFGIVSLAILAINSYLKKNREQNSNDKIHETEFLPEQESLCN, encoded by the coding sequence ATGAAAAAAGCAGCTTATATTGGATGTCTCACTTTAATCGGAATTATTAGTACAGAGTTTGGAGTTATCAGTATCCTTCCTCAGATCTCAGAATATTACAATGTTTCTATAGATAAAGCCGGTAGTCTTTTAAGTATTTTTTCCATTACAATAGCCATTACCGGATCAATTATTACACTTCTTACCTCGGGATTCAACCGGAAAAAGATTATGCTTATAGCCATGATTTTATTTTTAGTGTCGGATATTTTATCGATTATGGCCCCACCGTTTGGGGTTTTACTTGTAGTAAGAATGTTGCCTGCTTTTCTTCAACCCACATGTATTGCTGCGGCGATTTATGCAGCAGTAGCTTTGGGAGACGATAAGTATAAGAATGAACTTATAGGTATAGTTATAAGCGGAATTGCTATTGCATCGGTAGTTACAGTTCCATTATCGGGATATGTATCCGGTGTTTTTCAACAATGGCAGGCAGCTTATGTTTTGCAGGCGATAATTAGTCTTATAACCATTGTTATTATCTATAAAATGTTGCCTTCTGTCCCGGCACCTAAAGAAACCACATCACTTAAAAAACAATTGATTATTCTAAAAGATCCTGTATTTATATTAAGTATGGTTTTTAATCTTTTTCTTATCACGGCATGGTTTTGTACCTATAGTTATATCGCTGAATATTTACAGAAAAGCCTGGGTATGGATGAAAAAACAACAAGTTATATGATCTTTTTATTCGGCGTAATGGGGGTTGCCTCTAACTGGGTAGCAAGAAAAATGTTGAATAAAAGAATGATGCCTGCGGTAGTATTGTTTTCTTTAGGAACTATTGTACTTCCTTTATTATTGAATTTCAATACCAGTCCGATACTTACAATTAGTATTATTTCTCTTTGGGGTTTCTGGTATGGGCCATGTGTAATGATCGCAGTTGTGTACATGGTATCAAATGCACCTTCTTACGCCTTGGAGTTCGCCAACAGCTTACAGAATTCAACCGGTAATTTAGGCGTTGCATTAGGAACTTCAGTAGGAGGATGGATTATTGTATCAAAAGGAATTTCTGTTACTCCATGGATTGGTGCAGGTTTTGGTATTGTTTCTCTGGCTATTCTTGCAATTAATTCTTACTTAAAAAAGAATAGAGAGCAGAATAGTAATGATAAGATTCATGAAACCGAATTCCTGCCAGAGCAAGAATCTTTATGTAATTAG
- a CDS encoding KdsC family phosphatase, translating into MSYKENLKNIKALVFDVDGVFTDGSIILQPDGSMSRIMNVLDGYAIVKAIKEGFVIGIITGGNDPMVKNRMQYLGVTDIYMKSHDKMEDFEDFVSKYQFENHEILFMGDDIPDKYVMEKVGIAACPINAVPEVKEISHYISNIHGGKGCVRDVVEQVIKAQGKWHDDNTQSI; encoded by the coding sequence ATGAGCTATAAAGAGAATCTGAAAAATATAAAAGCATTAGTATTTGATGTAGACGGTGTTTTCACTGATGGATCAATCATCCTGCAACCTGATGGAAGCATGAGTCGTATTATGAATGTTCTGGACGGATATGCCATTGTAAAAGCTATAAAAGAAGGCTTTGTAATTGGTATTATTACCGGAGGAAACGATCCTATGGTAAAAAACAGAATGCAATATCTTGGAGTAACGGATATTTACATGAAATCTCATGATAAAATGGAGGATTTTGAAGATTTTGTTTCAAAATACCAGTTTGAGAATCATGAAATTTTATTTATGGGCGATGATATTCCGGATAAATACGTCATGGAAAAAGTAGGAATTGCAGCATGTCCAATTAATGCAGTCCCGGAAGTAAAAGAGATTTCTCATTACATCTCCAATATCCACGGAGGAAAAGGATGTGTCCGTGATGTTGTAGAACAGGTAATTAAAGCTCAGGGAAAATGGCATGATGATAATACTCAAAGCATCTGA
- a CDS encoding Rossmann-like and DUF2520 domain-containing protein translates to MTTVIIGSGNVAWHMAKAFKEAGIDLIQLYGRNEQELKKLSLEINVEYSTNQLKLADFYLICTSDKAIAEVSKQIPYEQALVAHTSGSLSRDVLEGSYRKASFYPLQTFSKSRKLDYSKIPLFVDAGWESDNILLTDLAKKISTNVMRINHEQRKQMHLSAVFACNFVNHLYAQAEIICKQNDISFNYLLPLIEETADKIKTISPKDAQTGPAVRNDQNIIKFQENLIVNPNQLNIYKILTESITKMYEL, encoded by the coding sequence ATGACGACAGTAATAATAGGCTCAGGGAATGTTGCCTGGCACATGGCTAAAGCCTTTAAAGAAGCGGGAATAGATCTTATTCAGCTTTATGGAAGAAATGAACAGGAACTAAAAAAATTATCCTTAGAAATTAATGTTGAATATTCAACTAATCAGCTAAAACTGGCAGATTTTTATCTTATATGTACCAGTGATAAAGCAATAGCTGAAGTTTCTAAACAAATACCATATGAACAAGCTCTTGTGGCGCACACTTCAGGATCGTTATCGCGTGATGTACTGGAAGGATCATACCGAAAAGCTAGTTTTTATCCGCTGCAGACTTTTTCTAAAAGCAGAAAATTAGACTACTCAAAAATTCCTCTTTTTGTAGATGCAGGGTGGGAGAGTGACAATATTCTTTTGACTGATCTGGCAAAAAAAATCAGCACTAATGTAATGCGCATCAATCATGAGCAAAGGAAACAAATGCATCTTTCTGCTGTATTTGCCTGCAACTTTGTTAACCATCTTTATGCTCAGGCAGAGATAATCTGTAAGCAGAATGACATTTCTTTTAACTATCTCCTGCCATTAATAGAAGAAACTGCTGATAAAATAAAAACAATTTCTCCTAAAGATGCACAGACTGGCCCTGCTGTAAGGAATGATCAGAATATCATTAAGTTCCAGGAAAATCTGATAGTAAACCCTAATCAGCTTAATATTTACAAAATACTTACTGAATCTATAACCAAAATGTATGAGCTATAA